In the Streptomyces sp. f51 genome, one interval contains:
- a CDS encoding pentapeptide repeat-containing protein yields MPEEVSTSPGPRDELRADCGQCFGLCCVALPFSRSADFAIDKAAGEPCPNLRGDSRCGIHTRLRQKGFTGCTVYDCFGAGQHVSQVTFHGVDWRSGSEEQARLMFDVFPVVRHLHEMLWYLNEALTLPAARPVHADVRRLLSATERLAGGTPQELAALDVGAHRQKTGELLLKVSELVRAGTGAGRRKDRRGADLMGARLKGADLRGASLRGALLIAADLTGADLRCADLLGADLRDTDLTDADLTGALFLTQPQLDAARGGAGTRLPDSVGRPGHWTDRN; encoded by the coding sequence ATGCCAGAAGAAGTCAGCACATCCCCGGGCCCTCGTGACGAACTGCGCGCCGACTGCGGTCAGTGCTTCGGGCTGTGCTGCGTCGCCCTGCCCTTCTCCCGCTCGGCCGACTTCGCGATCGACAAGGCCGCGGGCGAACCCTGCCCGAACCTGCGCGGCGACTCCCGGTGCGGCATCCACACCCGGCTGCGGCAGAAGGGGTTCACGGGCTGCACGGTCTACGACTGCTTCGGCGCGGGGCAGCACGTCTCCCAGGTGACCTTCCACGGCGTGGACTGGCGCTCGGGGTCCGAGGAGCAGGCCCGGCTGATGTTCGACGTGTTCCCCGTCGTACGCCATCTCCACGAAATGCTCTGGTACTTGAACGAGGCACTCACGCTCCCCGCCGCCCGTCCGGTGCACGCGGACGTCCGGCGTCTGCTCTCGGCGACCGAGCGTCTCGCCGGGGGGACCCCGCAGGAGCTGGCCGCGCTGGACGTGGGCGCGCACCGGCAGAAGACCGGCGAACTGCTGCTGAAGGTCAGTGAACTCGTCCGGGCGGGGACCGGAGCCGGCAGGAGGAAGGACCGGCGCGGCGCCGATCTGATGGGTGCCCGGCTCAAGGGCGCCGACCTGCGCGGCGCGAGTCTGCGCGGAGCCCTGCTCATCGCGGCCGACCTCACCGGGGCCGACCTGCGCTGTGCCGATCTGCTCGGCGCCGACCTCCGGGACACCGACCTCACCGACGCCGATCTCACCGGGGCCCTCTTCCTCACGCAGCCACAGCTCGACGCGGCCCGCGGCGGCGCCGGCACCCGGCTCCCGGACTCGGTCGGCCGCCCCGGCCACTGGACCGACCGGAACTGA
- a CDS encoding cytochrome P450 gives MADTKEGARPKGFRSAELGWPELHRIPHPPRRVPLVGDVLGADVRSPLQDSMKFGRRLGPIFRRRAFRNEIVFVWGAGLAAELADETRFAKHVGLGVANLRPVAGDGLFTAYNHEPNWQLAHDVLAPGFSREAMEGYHPMMLAVTERLTDHWDREQAAGRAVDVPGDMTKLTLETIARTGFGHDFASFERSRPHPFVDAMVGTLTYAQRLNVVPVPLAPFLLRGASRRNAADMAYLNRTVDAVVASRRAGGGGGGDLLDRMLETAHPATGERLTPENIRRQVITFLIAGHETTSGALSFALHYLARHPQAAARARAEVERVWGGTERPGYEQVARLRYVRRVLDESLRLWPTAPAFAREARQDTVLGGVHPMRRGAWALVLTPMLHRDPQVWGADAEEFDPDRFDAKAVRARPAHTFKPFGTGARACIGRQFALHEATLVLGLLLRRYDLRPDPGYRLRVAERLTLMPEGLRLHLDRRTPVEAGREADLARAAE, from the coding sequence ATGGCGGACACGAAGGAGGGGGCGCGGCCCAAGGGGTTCCGCAGCGCGGAACTGGGCTGGCCCGAGCTGCACCGCATCCCGCACCCGCCGCGCCGTGTCCCCCTGGTCGGCGATGTGCTCGGCGCCGACGTCCGTTCCCCGCTCCAGGACTCCATGAAGTTCGGGCGCAGGCTCGGACCGATCTTCCGGCGCCGGGCCTTCCGCAACGAGATCGTCTTCGTCTGGGGCGCCGGACTCGCGGCCGAACTGGCCGACGAGACACGCTTCGCCAAGCACGTGGGCCTTGGGGTCGCCAACCTCCGCCCGGTCGCCGGGGACGGACTGTTCACCGCCTACAACCACGAGCCCAACTGGCAGTTGGCGCACGACGTGCTGGCCCCCGGGTTCAGCCGCGAGGCCATGGAGGGCTACCACCCGATGATGCTGGCCGTGACCGAGCGGCTGACGGACCACTGGGACCGGGAACAGGCGGCGGGCCGCGCGGTGGACGTGCCGGGCGACATGACGAAGCTGACGCTGGAGACCATCGCCAGGACCGGCTTCGGCCATGACTTCGCCTCCTTCGAGCGCTCCCGGCCGCACCCCTTCGTGGACGCGATGGTGGGCACGCTGACCTACGCGCAGCGCCTCAACGTCGTCCCGGTCCCGCTGGCGCCGTTCCTGCTGCGGGGCGCATCCCGGCGCAACGCGGCGGACATGGCTTACCTCAACCGCACGGTCGACGCCGTGGTGGCCTCCCGCCGTGCCGGGGGCGGCGGTGGCGGCGACCTGCTCGACCGGATGCTGGAGACGGCCCACCCCGCCACCGGGGAGCGGCTGACCCCGGAGAACATCCGCCGCCAGGTCATCACCTTCCTGATCGCCGGCCACGAGACCACCTCGGGCGCCCTGTCCTTCGCCCTGCACTACCTCGCCCGGCACCCGCAGGCCGCCGCCCGCGCGCGGGCCGAGGTCGAACGGGTCTGGGGCGGCACGGAGCGGCCGGGCTACGAGCAGGTCGCCCGGCTCCGCTACGTACGGCGGGTCCTGGACGAGTCGCTGCGGCTGTGGCCGACGGCACCGGCGTTCGCGCGCGAGGCCCGGCAGGACACCGTGCTCGGCGGTGTCCATCCGATGCGCCGGGGCGCTTGGGCGCTGGTCCTGACCCCGATGCTGCACCGCGACCCGCAGGTCTGGGGCGCAGACGCGGAGGAGTTCGACCCGGACCGCTTCGACGCGAAGGCGGTACGGGCCAGGCCCGCGCACACCTTCAAGCCGTTCGGCACCGGGGCGCGCGCCTGTATCGGCCGCCAGTTCGCGCTGCACGAGGCGACCCTGGTCCTCGGCCTGCTGCTGCGCCGCTACGACCTGCGGCCCGACCCCGGCTACCGGCTGCGGGTGGCCGAGCGGCTGACGCTGATGCCGGAGGGGCTGCGCCTGCACCTCGATCGGCGCACGCCCGTGGAAGCGGGGCGGGAGGCGGACCTGGCCCGCGCGGCCGAGTGA